One genomic region from Capra hircus breed San Clemente chromosome 6, ASM170441v1, whole genome shotgun sequence encodes:
- the LRPAP1 gene encoding LOW QUALITY PROTEIN: alpha-2-macroglobulin receptor-associated protein (The sequence of the model RefSeq protein was modified relative to this genomic sequence to represent the inferred CDS: inserted 1 base in 1 codon) yields the protein MASRRLLSGLRAVRQPPXLLLLLLLGPWAVAGHAGKYSREKNEPAPPSKREPAAEFRMEKLNQLWEKAQRLNLPPLKLSDLHADLKIQERDEFKWKKLKAEGLDEDGEEEAKLVRSLGVILAKYGLDGRKDSRVVSSNFVDHGPDDESLEDPRLEKLWHKAKTSGKFSSEELDKLWRELQHHKEKVQEYHALLETLGGTGESHENAIGPVDLSGVQAEALASRHAELKDRLRSIGQGFDRLRRVSHQGYGAETEFMEPRVLDLWDMAKSANFTEKELESFREELKHFEVKIEKHNHYQKQLEISHQKLKHVESFGDQEHVARNKERYALLEEKTKELGYKVKKHMQDLSSRISRARHNEL from the exons ATGGCGTCGCGGAGGCTCTTGTCTGGGCTGCGCGCGGTCCGGCAGCCgc cgctgctgctgctgctgctcctcggGCCGTGGGCTGTTGCAGGCCATGCCGGGAAGTACTCGCGGGAGAAGAACGAGCCCGCGCCGCCCTCGAAGCGCGAGCCCGCGGCGGAGTTCCGCATGGAGAAGCTGAACCAGCTGTGGGAGAAGGCCCAGCGG CTCAATCTTCCTCCTCTGAAGCTGTCCGACCTCCACGCCGATCTGAAGATTCAAGAACGGGATGAATTCAAGTGGAAGAAGCTGAAGGCTGAGGGCCTGGatgaggatggggaggaagaggcGAAGCTGGTCCGCAGCCTCGGCG TCATCCTGGCTAAGTACGGTCTGGACGGCAGGAAGGACTCGCGGGTCGTGAGCAGCAACTTCGTCGACCACGGCCCCGACGACGAGAGCCTGGAGGATCCCCGGCTGGAGAAGCTGTGGCACAAG GCGAAGACCTCCGGGAAGTTCTCCAGCGAAGAGCTGGACAAGCTGTGGCGGGAGCTGCAGCACCACAAGGAGAAGGTGCAGGAGTACCACGCACTGCTGGAGACCCTGGGCGGGACCGGAG AAAGCCACGAGAATGCCATCGGGCCGGTGGACCTGAGTGGCGTGCAGGCGGAGGCGCTGGCGAGCAGGCACGCGGAGCTGAAGGACCGGCTGCGGAGCATCGGCCAGGGCTTCGACCGGCTGCGCAGGGTCAGCCACCAGGGCTACGGCGCCGAGACTG AGTTCATGGAGCCCCGGGTGCTGGACCTCTGGGACATGGCCAAGTCAGCCAACTTCACCGAGAAGGAACTGGAGTCCTTCCGG GAGGAGCTCAAGCACTTTGAAGTTAAAATTGAAAAGCACAACCATTACCAGAAGCAGCTAGAAATTTCTCACCAGAAGCTGAAGCACGTGGAGAGCTTTGGGGACCAGGAGCACGTCGCCCGCAACAAGGAGCGGTACGCCCTGCTGGAGGAGAAGACCAAGGAGCTGGGCTACAAG